One genomic region from Spirulina subsalsa PCC 9445 encodes:
- a CDS encoding peptidoglycan-binding protein: MKLEDIIHHNIVIKLSTLRTDTELVKQIQTQLSEFNFYPGGSWLDGAYGTKTDEALNDFCKQFPVNYRTSEQFDKLFAEALLNRQSKTIQPPITPPNIPPKNSQQIYQDFLKESSKGNADKPALFYEGIHRSPYKGEIQNYPSYLMRKPDGQNVVSASRIDPTFSPYPFVGQLPKIDSQGLNFLHSDIKEACACVGTFSESGFQVKWLGRNALNNDEFWSGSKIIPLLYLVSEANRKYSRVDIDRCNIRGRDSQGNYKHIPFFNLAQDVISYEQTNASSNALGAMFKRFAPQITLENWLKRMTGNQQLIFRGRYGEAPFMDSPELYDRTNSLLVLSPDSHAPQWESNTISAYDLTRMISMLGWHYYLPQASRLPGAQWHSLECLVRAFGYDSARLMDRGIQQLNLRDKLQSVVILSKLGNGITSIRNRAEAVYVALVHCIDHSRSPNRLVTFSLAMRGAIQLSPRNANQEAIQLDARMATEVTEILKRAMEGRLGSDEYSADPK, encoded by the coding sequence ATGAAACTTGAAGATATTATTCACCACAATATTGTAATTAAACTCAGCACCTTACGCACTGATACCGAATTAGTAAAACAGATTCAAACCCAACTGAGTGAATTCAATTTTTATCCCGGGGGATCTTGGTTAGATGGTGCTTATGGAACAAAAACTGATGAAGCTTTAAATGATTTTTGTAAGCAATTCCCGGTCAATTATCGCACCAGTGAACAATTTGATAAGCTCTTTGCTGAAGCCCTACTAAATAGGCAATCTAAAACGATTCAGCCGCCTATTACTCCTCCCAATATTCCTCCGAAAAATTCCCAACAAATTTATCAAGATTTTCTTAAAGAATCTAGTAAAGGAAATGCAGATAAACCCGCTTTATTTTATGAAGGCATCCATCGATCTCCCTATAAAGGAGAAATTCAGAATTATCCCAGTTATTTAATGCGAAAACCTGATGGTCAGAACGTGGTTTCTGCCTCTCGGATTGATCCAACCTTTTCGCCCTATCCTTTTGTGGGACAACTGCCCAAAATTGATTCACAGGGCTTAAATTTTCTGCACTCTGATATTAAAGAAGCTTGCGCCTGCGTTGGTACTTTTAGCGAATCAGGATTTCAAGTAAAATGGTTAGGACGAAACGCACTAAATAACGATGAATTTTGGAGTGGCAGTAAAATAATTCCCCTATTATACCTTGTCAGTGAAGCCAATCGCAAATACTCCCGGGTTGATATTGATCGGTGCAACATTCGGGGCAGAGACAGCCAAGGAAACTATAAACATATTCCGTTTTTTAATCTTGCTCAAGATGTCATTAGTTATGAGCAAACTAATGCCAGTTCTAACGCATTAGGGGCAATGTTTAAGCGGTTTGCGCCACAAATCACCCTAGAAAATTGGTTAAAACGGATGACTGGGAATCAACAACTCATCTTTCGGGGACGTTATGGAGAAGCCCCTTTTATGGATTCTCCTGAGTTATATGATCGCACTAATAGTTTATTAGTCTTAAGCCCTGATTCCCACGCTCCCCAATGGGAAAGTAATACCATTTCTGCTTACGATTTAACTCGCATGATTTCGATGTTGGGCTGGCACTATTACCTCCCCCAAGCCTCTCGTTTACCGGGCGCACAATGGCATAGTTTAGAGTGTTTAGTTCGAGCTTTTGGTTATGATTCAGCCCGTTTAATGGATCGAGGGATTCAACAGCTTAACTTGCGCGATAAACTGCAATCAGTGGTGATTTTGTCTAAGTTGGGTAATGGGATTACTAGCATTCGCAATCGGGCGGAGGCCGTTTATGTTGCTTTGGTTCATTGTATTGATCACAGTCGCAGTCCTAACCGTTTAGTGACATTTAGTTTGGCGATGCGTGGAGCCATTCAATTAAGCCCAAGAAATGCCAATCAGGAGGCCATTCAATTAGATGCTAGAATGGCCACGGAAGTGACCGAAATCTTAAAACGGGCTATGGAAGGACGTTTAGGAAGTGATGAATATTCAGCAGACCCTAAATAA
- a CDS encoding SDR family NAD(P)-dependent oxidoreductase has protein sequence MELQGKVALVTGGGVRVGRALVLALAKAGCDVFIHYGNSEAAAAEVKAEVEALGKRAFTYSADLGNPTATDTVIPQAVEVFGQVDILINSASIFPEDVDRFDQVDVTLWDQLFAINLRAPFQLCQAFARHIPPEGKGKIININDARIPRPRPNTFAYRLTKRGLWDMTEILALELAPRITVNGLALGQILEPPDVPDAKQFMEDFAHRLIPVKIPGNPQVVTDSALFLLQQDFITGATIRLDGGQFI, from the coding sequence ATGGAGTTACAAGGAAAAGTCGCCCTAGTCACTGGAGGGGGGGTTAGAGTTGGACGCGCTTTAGTTTTGGCTTTAGCGAAAGCTGGATGTGATGTTTTTATTCACTATGGCAATTCTGAGGCGGCGGCAGCTGAGGTTAAGGCGGAAGTGGAAGCCCTGGGAAAACGGGCGTTTACCTACTCGGCTGATTTGGGGAATCCGACGGCGACGGATACTGTTATCCCTCAAGCGGTGGAGGTATTCGGTCAGGTTGATATTTTAATTAATAGTGCGTCGATTTTCCCCGAAGATGTAGACCGCTTTGATCAGGTGGATGTGACGTTATGGGATCAATTGTTTGCGATTAATTTACGAGCGCCGTTCCAACTCTGTCAAGCCTTTGCCCGCCACATCCCCCCAGAGGGCAAGGGGAAAATTATTAATATCAATGATGCGCGGATTCCCCGCCCGAGGCCGAATACTTTTGCCTATCGTTTAACCAAGCGGGGACTCTGGGATATGACGGAAATTCTCGCGCTGGAGTTAGCCCCTCGGATTACGGTTAATGGTTTAGCGTTGGGGCAAATTCTCGAACCCCCGGATGTGCCGGATGCTAAACAGTTTATGGAAGATTTTGCCCATCGTTTAATCCCGGTGAAAATTCCGGGGAATCCCCAAGTGGTGACAGACAGCGCACTTTTTCTGTTGCAACAAGATTTCATCACCGGGGCAACAATTCGTTTGGATGGTGGGCAGTTTATTTAG
- the bioD gene encoding dethiobiotin synthase — protein sequence MNKQSLLITATDTDAGKTVLTSALVAYWYQYHNPTTLGLMKLMQTGVGDRELYQKLFQLPPEVTTPLVFDTPVAPPVAALQEGRTIDLSRVWQHLNRLQQEKELVLIEALGGLGSPVTAELTVADLGGEWRLEAVLVVPVKLGAIGQTVAHVALARQAKIPLRGIVFNCTSLVSDEQLSQWIPIDLIESLTHIPVLGIIPYLSDPKDRRKLAQVASNLDLERLWGSQILQNI from the coding sequence ATGAACAAACAAAGCTTATTAATCACCGCCACGGATACCGATGCGGGGAAAACCGTGTTAACCTCTGCGTTAGTGGCTTACTGGTATCAGTACCATAATCCAACTACCTTGGGACTGATGAAACTCATGCAGACGGGGGTAGGCGATCGCGAACTCTATCAAAAACTCTTTCAACTCCCCCCAGAAGTCACCACCCCCCTGGTCTTTGACACCCCCGTTGCGCCCCCCGTTGCCGCCTTACAAGAAGGTCGCACCATTGACTTAAGCCGCGTTTGGCAACATCTCAACCGCCTGCAACAGGAAAAAGAATTAGTGCTAATTGAAGCATTAGGAGGACTTGGCTCCCCCGTCACCGCAGAACTAACCGTAGCGGATTTAGGGGGAGAATGGCGACTCGAAGCCGTATTAGTCGTTCCCGTCAAATTAGGAGCGATTGGTCAAACCGTTGCCCATGTTGCCCTCGCCCGACAAGCAAAAATTCCCCTACGAGGTATTGTATTTAACTGTACCTCTTTAGTCTCTGATGAACAGTTAAGTCAATGGATTCCCATAGATTTAATTGAGTCATTAACCCATATTCCTGTGTTAGGCATAATCCCCTATTTATCTGACCCAAAAGACCGAAGAAAACTCGCTCAAGTTGCTTCCAATTTGGACTTAGAGCGCTTATGGGGGAGTCAAATCCTCCAGAACATTTAA
- the drmB gene encoding DUF1998 domain-containing protein produces the protein MNKYPVGELRPSQIMFSYGIGAIADLPNLAALVMGLDEWRQEGTVEIAEERLLLAVQKQLGQQVQKLLSLPIPPEENNDSLLGVPVAPFPTWMVCPRCKLLAPVSSEIFQLNNRRNRSSELHYHHPNCPKSRKYPPKVIPVRFMVACEKGHLDDFPWRYFVHGGTSDCNGSLRLLETNVSGSVTDILVCCDECGAKRPLAQAFGIPGKQNMPKCRGRHPHLRSFDDDCNQQMKTLLLGASNSWFSLNLSALSIPTTAGKLEELIRENWVALKNAQTLDNLELLLQTLFSMGQLQSLMKYPSAEIWATLEKIRQNTSENDPSNLKDPEWQAFIAVEQEVNIGKDWHLVPTTPPPDFRDKLEKVILVQKLREVRALMGFTRIQSPGDFSDTGDVPDDFKARLSRQPPKWVPAMEVRGEGIFIQFNETALQTWEQQPLIRKHYNKVKQAHKNWLNQRNPDLVDKIPCPSMRYLLLHSFAHALMRQFALECGYNAASLRERIYAQMATETPEKKDAQAGVLIYTAAPDSEGTLGGLVYLGESQRLNYHLNQAFEYIRICASDPLCSDHNPDGDGSIHWAACHACLFSPETSCERGNKYLDRTLLIPTLAQDLEKQKYAFFQ, from the coding sequence ATGAATAAATACCCCGTTGGAGAACTGCGCCCGAGTCAAATTATGTTTAGTTATGGGATTGGTGCGATCGCAGACCTGCCCAATCTCGCCGCCCTAGTCATGGGACTAGACGAATGGCGACAGGAAGGCACCGTCGAAATTGCCGAAGAGCGCCTCTTACTCGCCGTCCAAAAACAACTCGGCCAACAAGTGCAAAAACTCCTGAGTCTACCCATCCCCCCAGAGGAAAACAATGATTCACTCCTCGGTGTTCCCGTGGCCCCCTTCCCCACCTGGATGGTCTGCCCCCGATGTAAACTCCTCGCCCCTGTATCCTCCGAAATCTTTCAACTCAACAATCGCCGCAATCGTTCCTCCGAATTACACTACCATCACCCCAATTGTCCTAAAAGCCGAAAATATCCCCCAAAAGTGATTCCTGTCCGCTTTATGGTCGCCTGTGAAAAAGGACACCTCGATGATTTTCCTTGGCGTTATTTTGTCCACGGCGGAACCAGTGACTGCAACGGCTCCTTACGCCTCCTAGAGACGAATGTCTCCGGCTCCGTGACAGATATTCTGGTTTGCTGTGATGAATGCGGAGCAAAACGCCCCCTAGCCCAGGCCTTTGGCATTCCTGGCAAGCAGAATATGCCCAAGTGTCGCGGTCGTCATCCCCATCTGCGCTCCTTTGATGATGATTGCAATCAACAAATGAAAACCCTATTACTCGGAGCATCCAATAGCTGGTTTTCCCTCAATCTCTCCGCCCTCTCCATCCCCACCACAGCCGGAAAATTAGAAGAATTAATCAGGGAAAATTGGGTCGCCCTCAAAAATGCCCAAACCCTTGATAATTTAGAGCTACTGCTACAGACCCTTTTCAGCATGGGACAACTGCAAAGCCTGATGAAATATCCCAGCGCAGAGATTTGGGCAACCCTCGAAAAGATTCGCCAAAATACCAGTGAAAACGATCCCAGCAACCTCAAAGATCCCGAATGGCAGGCCTTTATTGCCGTTGAACAGGAAGTGAATATCGGCAAAGATTGGCACCTAGTCCCCACCACTCCCCCCCCCGACTTCCGGGACAAACTCGAAAAAGTGATTCTGGTGCAAAAACTGCGAGAAGTCCGGGCATTAATGGGTTTTACCCGCATTCAATCCCCCGGTGATTTTAGTGATACAGGGGACGTTCCCGACGATTTCAAAGCCCGTCTGAGTCGGCAACCTCCTAAATGGGTTCCCGCTATGGAAGTGAGAGGAGAGGGCATTTTTATTCAATTTAATGAAACCGCCCTCCAGACTTGGGAACAACAGCCCTTGATCCGCAAACATTACAACAAAGTCAAACAAGCCCATAAAAATTGGCTCAATCAGCGTAACCCCGATTTAGTCGATAAAATTCCCTGCCCATCTATGCGCTATCTGCTCCTACATTCCTTTGCCCATGCGCTCATGCGTCAGTTTGCCCTAGAATGTGGCTACAATGCGGCGAGTTTAAGGGAGCGGATTTATGCCCAAATGGCAACCGAAACGCCGGAAAAAAAAGATGCCCAAGCCGGGGTTTTAATCTATACAGCCGCCCCCGATAGCGAGGGGACCCTAGGGGGACTGGTTTACCTGGGCGAATCCCAACGGTTGAACTATCATTTAAACCAAGCCTTTGAATATATTCGCATCTGTGCTTCAGATCCCCTCTGTTCTGACCATAACCCAGACGGCGACGGCTCCATTCACTGGGCGGCCTGTCATGCCTGTTTGTTCTCTCCAGAAACCTCCTGTGAGCGAGGAAATAAATATTTAGATCGGACGTTGCTCATTCCCACCCTTGCCCAAGACCTAGAAAAACAAAAATATGCCTTTTTTCAATAA
- the drmA gene encoding DISARM system helicase DrmA, which produces MQIIDLPSHNLAQLDLKAINAQLRDGSAQLDWSLVEEVSDGELTQLLRGLNLSDHGAALGEDTLSPQLVNRIMVILQQNPDPEPETAPLLQPTDQFALRERLVNMIYQDLYGPVGGEFEEVDETSLTERYLIGAIAPRHRHTQAEDPTEEDPAQQDPLAATGQKTNDDGDTEENAPNSSLFPSSLGMTFCIAGDSQEIEISAQWGSYDKGKSNEYLTKEGNPKSVWQRTPHRGRRTFPLQEDRKTPLEWSPDPNLPEVVVRLRYRRYEENWLVTVFLENLQTEPRQNREKSWIFQPEIIVQHPDKRPIFIRKPLSINSKLDITIRAEQESLQLLYRNLVEFAVGHNTSIHTDVDPQNPQQAHSVRTSLIPRYLVPSTAPPDAREIPALAGLELDMKALASAPPETLPGMLTPLTRAYEQWLEEQTNSIPHLPPVPHFFQDTARRNLKKCRHALERIQGGIDLLTRDSQALQAFQFMNQAMTYQRIRGIYAEQKRQGHKTISPEALDEPKNHSWRTFQLAFILLNLPGLTDLDHSDRRIGGICDLLWFPTGGGKTEAYLGLTAYTLALRRLQGVVNGYDGHYGVAVLMRYTLRLLTLQQFQRATTLICACEAIRQENPEIWGSEPFRIGLWVGNKSTPNWTKQSEEVIKQERGQNYSGNIGTPHQLTNCPWCGSEINSGKHIDVRTFEKDIGRTLVFCGDSLGQCLFSRRQAPDEGLPVVVVDEEIYRRLPALVIATVDKFAQMPWNGKTQMLFGKVNGYCTRHGFRCPDLEDSDRHPAKGKLPAAHTRAQLPLRPPDLIIQDELHLISGPLGSLVGLYETAVDELCTWDAGNGNQHKVRPKVIASTATIRQAQNQVHNLFLRKVSIFPPQAIDIEDNFFSRQRPKSVEHPGRLYLGICAPGRRLKAAVIRVYLAALAAGQQLLEEGYDADPWMTLVGYFNSLRELGGTRRLVDDDISTRLFMMDKRGLAKRTIRKVEELTSRKSSTDIPKILDALECKFERQEAKGKKQEGIMLNSPTPDSRLPTPETSPTPDSRLPKKEGNPKGKKGAKYPLDVILATNMISVGVDVKRLGLMVACGQPKNTAEYIQATSRVGRNSPGLVLTIYNWARPRDLSHYERFEHYHGTFYQHVEPLSVTPASSGALQRGLAALLVSLVRLSGFEFNSQDGAAKVTEERSEYFEITNSVDAIANRIVEIFQDASKEPEIRERLRGLIEAWKDRAKPDEAGSKLQYRASQRGGTTISLLHDLGQKPNDEFACLNSLRNVEPASPLILNSQPPDDEQDRQLEPFFQ; this is translated from the coding sequence ATGCAAATCATCGACCTCCCCAGTCATAACCTTGCCCAACTCGACCTTAAGGCGATTAACGCCCAATTGCGGGACGGTAGCGCCCAACTGGATTGGAGTCTGGTGGAAGAGGTCAGCGATGGGGAATTAACCCAACTCTTACGGGGCTTAAACCTCAGTGACCACGGGGCAGCCCTCGGTGAGGACACCCTTTCCCCCCAACTGGTGAACCGGATTATGGTCATTCTGCAACAAAACCCAGACCCAGAACCGGAAACGGCCCCCCTTCTCCAACCAACAGATCAATTTGCCCTGCGGGAAAGACTGGTCAATATGATCTACCAAGACCTGTACGGTCCGGTGGGTGGGGAGTTTGAGGAGGTGGACGAAACCAGTTTGACGGAACGCTATCTGATTGGCGCGATCGCACCCCGACACCGCCACACCCAGGCCGAAGACCCCACAGAAGAAGACCCCGCCCAACAAGACCCCCTAGCCGCCACGGGACAAAAAACCAACGACGACGGCGACACGGAAGAAAACGCCCCCAATAGTAGCCTTTTCCCCTCCTCCCTCGGCATGACCTTCTGTATTGCCGGAGATAGTCAAGAAATCGAAATCAGCGCCCAGTGGGGAAGCTACGACAAAGGCAAAAGTAACGAATACCTGACCAAAGAGGGAAACCCTAAATCCGTCTGGCAGAGAACGCCCCACAGGGGCCGCCGCACCTTTCCCCTGCAAGAAGACCGGAAAACCCCCCTAGAATGGAGTCCCGACCCCAACCTCCCGGAAGTCGTCGTGAGATTGCGTTATCGCCGCTATGAGGAAAATTGGCTTGTCACCGTGTTTCTGGAAAACCTGCAAACCGAACCCCGCCAAAACCGCGAAAAAAGCTGGATTTTCCAACCGGAAATCATCGTACAACACCCGGATAAACGCCCCATCTTTATCCGTAAACCCCTGAGCATTAACAGCAAACTAGATATTACAATCCGGGCGGAACAGGAATCTCTCCAACTGCTCTATCGTAACCTCGTTGAATTTGCCGTTGGTCATAACACCAGCATCCACACCGACGTAGACCCCCAAAACCCCCAACAAGCCCACTCCGTCCGAACTAGCCTCATCCCCCGTTACCTCGTCCCCAGCACCGCCCCCCCCGATGCCCGGGAGATTCCCGCCCTAGCGGGGTTAGAGTTGGACATGAAAGCCCTGGCCAGCGCCCCCCCAGAAACCCTCCCCGGAATGCTCACCCCCCTAACGAGGGCTTATGAACAATGGCTAGAGGAGCAAACTAACAGTATCCCCCATCTGCCCCCTGTCCCCCACTTTTTTCAGGATACTGCCCGCCGCAACCTGAAAAAATGTCGCCATGCCCTAGAACGGATTCAAGGGGGAATCGACCTGCTCACAAGGGATTCCCAAGCCCTGCAAGCCTTTCAATTCATGAATCAGGCCATGACCTACCAACGGATTCGGGGCATCTACGCCGAACAGAAGCGACAAGGCCATAAGACGATTTCCCCCGAAGCCCTCGACGAACCGAAAAATCACAGTTGGCGCACCTTCCAACTGGCCTTTATCCTGCTCAATCTCCCCGGTCTAACGGATCTTGATCATAGCGACCGACGGATTGGAGGGATTTGTGATCTCCTGTGGTTTCCCACTGGGGGGGGCAAAACCGAGGCCTATTTAGGATTAACGGCCTATACCTTGGCGCTGCGCAGACTGCAAGGGGTGGTGAATGGCTATGACGGCCATTATGGGGTAGCGGTACTGATGCGCTATACCCTGCGCCTGTTGACCCTCCAGCAATTCCAACGGGCGACAACCCTCATTTGTGCCTGTGAAGCCATCCGCCAGGAGAATCCAGAGATTTGGGGGTCTGAACCTTTCCGGATTGGGCTGTGGGTGGGGAACAAAAGCACTCCCAACTGGACGAAGCAAAGCGAGGAAGTGATTAAACAGGAACGGGGTCAAAACTATAGCGGCAACATCGGGACTCCCCATCAACTGACGAATTGCCCTTGGTGTGGTAGTGAGATTAACTCCGGCAAACATATTGACGTGCGGACGTTTGAAAAGGATATTGGCCGAACTCTGGTGTTTTGTGGGGATTCACTCGGTCAATGCCTCTTCAGTCGCCGTCAAGCCCCCGATGAAGGCTTACCCGTGGTGGTAGTGGATGAGGAAATCTACCGTCGTTTACCCGCCCTCGTCATTGCCACGGTGGATAAATTCGCCCAAATGCCCTGGAATGGAAAAACCCAAATGCTCTTTGGGAAAGTGAATGGATACTGTACCCGGCATGGCTTCCGTTGTCCTGACTTGGAAGATAGCGATCGCCACCCCGCCAAAGGCAAACTCCCCGCCGCCCACACCCGCGCCCAACTGCCCCTACGTCCCCCCGATTTAATTATCCAAGACGAATTACACCTGATTAGTGGTCCCCTGGGGAGTCTCGTGGGTCTGTATGAAACGGCCGTTGATGAACTCTGCACGTGGGACGCAGGGAACGGGAATCAACACAAAGTACGCCCCAAAGTCATCGCTTCTACGGCCACGATTCGCCAAGCCCAAAATCAAGTTCATAACCTGTTTCTGCGCAAGGTGAGCATTTTTCCGCCCCAAGCCATTGACATTGAGGACAACTTCTTTTCTCGCCAACGTCCTAAGAGTGTCGAACACCCCGGACGGTTATATTTAGGCATTTGCGCCCCCGGTCGTCGTCTGAAGGCGGCGGTCATTCGGGTTTATTTGGCGGCTCTGGCGGCGGGACAACAACTGCTAGAGGAGGGTTATGATGCAGATCCTTGGATGACTTTGGTAGGCTATTTTAATTCTCTGCGGGAGTTAGGGGGAACTCGTCGCTTGGTGGATGATGATATTAGTACCCGTCTTTTTATGATGGATAAGCGGGGTTTAGCGAAACGCACGATTCGCAAGGTGGAAGAGTTAACCTCTCGTAAAAGCTCGACGGATATTCCCAAAATTCTGGATGCTCTGGAGTGCAAGTTTGAGCGGCAAGAGGCAAAAGGCAAAAAGCAAGAGGGAATCATGCTTAATTCCCCGACTCCCGACTCCCGACTCCCGACTCCCGAAACCTCCCCGACTCCCGATTCCCGACTGCCGAAAAAGGAGGGGAATCCGAAGGGGAAAAAGGGGGCTAAATATCCCCTTGATGTGATCCTAGCGACTAACATGATTTCCGTGGGGGTGGATGTGAAACGTTTGGGCTTAATGGTTGCCTGTGGACAGCCTAAAAACACGGCGGAGTATATCCAAGCCACCTCACGGGTGGGGCGTAATAGTCCGGGATTGGTTCTCACGATCTATAACTGGGCCAGACCAAGGGATTTATCCCATTATGAGCGCTTTGAGCATTACCACGGGACGTTCTATCAGCACGTCGAACCCCTCTCGGTGACTCCGGCCTCCTCGGGAGCCTTGCAACGGGGACTAGCGGCCTTGTTGGTGTCTTTGGTGCGTCTGTCGGGGTTTGAGTTTAATTCCCAAGATGGGGCGGCTAAGGTGACGGAGGAAAGGAGCGAATATTTTGAGATTACTAACAGTGTAGATGCGATCGCCAACCGAATAGTCGAGATTTTCCAAGATGCCAGCAAGGAGCCAGAGATTCGAGAGCGTTTGAGGGGTTTAATCGAAGCTTGGAAAGACCGCGCCAAACCGGATGAAGCGGGGTCTAAACTCCAGTACAGAGCCTCTCAAAGGGGGGGTACAACAATTTCCCTCCTCCATGACCTAGGACAAAAACCTAATGATGAATTTGCCTGCTTAAACTCCCTGCGCAATGTAGAACCCGCTTCTCCCTTAATTCTCAACAGTCAGCCCCCGGACGATGAGCAAGACCGTCAACTGGAACCGTTTTTCCAGTAA
- a CDS encoding DUF2442 domain-containing protein, with translation MKPPHIISAKAIDDHTLLLKFSNQDVRKYDISRLLEKPLFSLLKNPQFFRNFTIEVGGYALIWTEDIDISEYELWENGTPITEEEINHNS, from the coding sequence ATGAAACCTCCTCATATCATTTCTGCCAAAGCCATTGATGATCACACATTACTACTCAAATTCTCTAATCAAGATGTCCGAAAATACGATATTTCTCGGCTACTAGAGAAACCCTTATTTTCTTTGCTCAAAAATCCTCAGTTTTTCAGGAATTTTACGATTGAAGTAGGAGGATATGCCTTGATTTGGACGGAGGATATTGATATTAGTGAATATGAGTTGTGGGAAAATGGTACTCCCATCACTGAGGAAGAGATTAACCATAATTCATAG
- a CDS encoding nucleotidyltransferase family protein, producing the protein MNQHFTPNSPDQLIMTLKDITGQKTQILAIAQKYGASNVRVFGSFVTGNVTPDSDIDFLMDIKLGHSLLDRIQLMQELEDLLGRKVDIAKPETLHEEIREQVMKQAISLQETDLSNEEEQQKQLEFEKARQDMQQAFKEAGIETREQVLELVREVKQEMALERFGEL; encoded by the coding sequence ATGAATCAACATTTCACCCCAAATTCTCCAGATCAATTGATTATGACCTTAAAGGATATCACCGGGCAAAAAACACAAATTTTAGCGATCGCCCAAAAATATGGAGCGAGCAATGTTCGTGTTTTTGGCTCTTTCGTTACGGGAAATGTTACCCCTGACAGCGACATTGATTTTTTGATGGATATTAAACTTGGTCATAGTTTACTAGACCGGATTCAACTCATGCAAGAACTAGAGGATCTGCTGGGTCGAAAAGTCGATATAGCGAAACCTGAAACTCTCCACGAAGAGATTAGAGAACAAGTTATGAAACAGGCGATTTCTTTACAGGAAACAGACTTATCAAATGAGGAAGAACAGCAAAAGCAATTAGAGTTTGAGAAAGCCCGTCAAGATATGCAGCAAGCGTTTAAAGAGGCTGGCATTGAAACCCGTGAGCAAGTCCTAGAATTGGTTCGAGAGGTTAAACAAGAAATGGCTCTAGAACGTTTTGGAGAGCTTTAA